One segment of Leptotrichia sp. oral taxon 215 str. W9775 DNA contains the following:
- the brnQ gene encoding branched-chain amino acid transport system II carrier protein, with amino-acid sequence MKKKELLMIGLMVFSVFFGAGNLIFPPIIGKQAGTSVFTTMFFFSITAIIFPILGVVAVAKSDGLRNLANRVDPIFSIIFTIAAYLAIGPALAMPRAGTLPFEIAISPYIPANVPKGLILFIYTTVFFGVVYWLSLSPNKLLERISKITSPIFLVLILMLFVGTFLKPMGGYMPPEPLYAKNMGLQGFLDGYLTLDALAGLNYGLVVVYVIKQKNILEESKITKIVVLTGIFAGILLFVVYMMLAHVGASSISKFPNTSNGAEILADVMKYLYGNFGAVLLACMFTVACLNIGVGLTTSLSQYFHSMVKRVPYKVWATIWVIWSYMLANLGLNKIMEYSVPVLLAIYPASLVLIVLALIDKYIKGSSTVYRFAIYPTVVISIIHTLDKINIEIPLASSLVKKLPLQSADLGWLSVAGICFVIGFIISKVTEKNTVDVEVN; translated from the coding sequence ATGAAGAAAAAAGAATTATTAATGATTGGATTAATGGTATTTTCTGTATTTTTTGGTGCCGGGAACCTTATTTTTCCACCAATTATTGGAAAGCAGGCAGGAACAAGTGTATTTACTACAATGTTCTTTTTTAGTATAACAGCTATTATATTTCCTATTCTTGGAGTAGTAGCAGTTGCAAAGTCGGATGGACTTAGAAACCTGGCTAATAGAGTAGATCCTATATTTTCAATTATATTCACTATTGCGGCATATTTGGCTATAGGACCTGCACTTGCAATGCCAAGAGCAGGTACTTTACCTTTTGAAATTGCAATATCGCCATATATACCGGCAAATGTTCCAAAAGGTCTTATACTGTTTATTTATACGACAGTATTTTTCGGAGTAGTATACTGGCTAAGCTTAAGTCCTAACAAACTTCTGGAAAGAATAAGCAAAATTACATCACCTATATTTCTTGTGTTAATACTTATGCTTTTTGTAGGTACTTTCTTAAAGCCAATGGGAGGATATATGCCACCTGAACCTTTATATGCAAAGAATATGGGATTACAGGGTTTCCTGGACGGGTATCTTACTTTAGATGCACTGGCAGGGCTAAATTATGGTCTGGTTGTAGTATATGTTATTAAACAGAAGAATATACTGGAAGAATCTAAAATAACAAAGATTGTAGTTTTAACAGGAATATTTGCAGGAATTTTACTTTTTGTTGTGTATATGATGCTTGCACATGTAGGAGCGTCAAGTATTTCAAAGTTTCCAAATACAAGTAATGGGGCAGAAATATTGGCAGATGTAATGAAATACCTATATGGAAATTTTGGAGCGGTACTTCTGGCATGTATGTTTACAGTTGCATGTCTTAATATAGGAGTTGGTCTGACAACTTCATTAAGCCAGTATTTTCATTCTATGGTAAAAAGAGTTCCTTATAAAGTCTGGGCTACAATATGGGTTATATGGAGCTATATGCTGGCAAATCTTGGACTGAATAAGATAATGGAATATAGTGTTCCGGTGCTTCTGGCAATTTATCCGGCTTCATTAGTTCTTATTGTTCTTGCACTGATAGACAAGTATATAAAGGGGAGTTCAACTGTATATAGATTTGCAATATATCCTACTGTTGTAATAAGTATTATACATACGCTTGATAAAATAAATATTGAAATACCTCTGGCATCCTCACTGGTAAAAAAATTACCTTTGCAAAGTGCCGATTTGGGATGGCTTTCTGTAGCTGGAATTTGTTTTGTAATAGGATTTATCATATCTAAAGTGACAGAAAAAAATACTGTTGATGTAGAGGTTAATTAA
- the aphA gene encoding acid phosphatase AphA: MKKLLLALAVLSATSAFAAGPKVPYTHEGFYSTDKVQKAVHFVSVEDIKKSLEGKGPINVSFDIDDTLLHSSGYFIYGQHYYQIPGDKRGPISYLYNQKFWDYVAENGDEHSIPKQSAKDLIKMHLERGDNVFFITGRTKHSKDKNYTSTKLSKTLQRYFELPKEVYVEYTADTPTGGYKYDKSYYIKKHNVSIHYGDSDDDILAARELGIRGIRVQRAYNSTNPQKLNGGYGEEVVINSAW; the protein is encoded by the coding sequence ATGAAAAAATTATTATTAGCTCTGGCAGTTTTGTCAGCTACTTCTGCATTTGCTGCAGGACCAAAAGTTCCTTATACTCACGAAGGGTTCTACTCAACTGATAAAGTTCAGAAAGCAGTACATTTTGTATCTGTGGAAGATATTAAGAAAAGTCTTGAAGGAAAAGGGCCTATCAACGTAAGTTTTGATATTGATGATACATTACTTCATTCAAGTGGATATTTCATCTATGGACAGCACTACTACCAAATTCCTGGAGATAAAAGAGGACCAATAAGTTATCTTTACAATCAGAAGTTCTGGGATTATGTTGCTGAAAATGGAGATGAACATTCAATTCCTAAACAATCTGCAAAAGATCTTATAAAAATGCACCTTGAAAGAGGAGATAATGTATTCTTTATAACTGGAAGAACTAAACACTCAAAAGATAAGAACTATACTTCTACTAAACTTTCTAAAACATTACAGAGATACTTTGAATTGCCTAAAGAAGTTTACGTAGAATATACTGCTGACACTCCTACAGGAGGATACAAATATGATAAATCATACTACATTAAAAAACATAATGTATCTATCCACTACGGAGACAGTGATGATGATATTCTTGCTGCAAGAGAGTTAGGAATTAGAGGAATCCGTGTACAAAGAGCGTACAACTCTACTAACCCTCAAAAACTTAATGGTGGATATGGAGAAGAAGTAGTAATAAATTCTGCATGGTAA
- the rplQ gene encoding 50S ribosomal protein L17: MNHNKSYRKLGRRSDHRLAMMKNMTISLVNAERIETTVTRAKELRKFVEKVITLGKKYNNFNLENNDERAKAIHLRRQAFAFLRNEEAVAKVFKEIAPKYMDRNGGYTRIIKTDVRRGDSAELAIIELV; encoded by the coding sequence ATGAATCATAATAAATCATATAGAAAATTAGGTAGAAGAAGTGATCATAGATTAGCAATGATGAAAAATATGACTATTTCTTTAGTAAATGCCGAAAGAATTGAAACGACAGTTACAAGAGCGAAAGAATTAAGAAAATTTGTTGAAAAAGTGATAACATTAGGAAAAAAATACAATAATTTTAATCTTGAAAATAATGATGAAAGAGCAAAAGCTATTCACTTGAGAAGACAGGCGTTCGCATTTTTAAGAAATGAAGAAGCTGTTGCTAAAGTTTTCAAGGAAATTGCACCTAAATACATGGATAGAAATGGTGGATATACAAGAATTATTAAAACTGATGTAAGAAGAGGAGACTCTGCTGAATTAGCAATAATAGAATTAGTGTAG
- a CDS encoding DNA-directed RNA polymerase subunit alpha has product MLNIEKIAKNIKLTEEKEGRHSAKYILEPLYRGYGNTIGNALRRILLSSIPGSAIKGLRIDGVLNEFSTIPGVKEAVTDIILNVKEIVVELDEPGEKKMFLSVKGPKVITAADIKVEAGIKIINPEQVIATVTTDKEINMEFLVDSGEGFVVSDEIDTEGWPIGYLAVDAIYTPIKKVNYRVEDTMVGRVTNYDKLVLEIATDGSIEIQDALSYAVELLKIHVNPFTNIGNNMSKFRGSEDEATATNTETENNIEDMKIEELDFTVRSYNCLKKAGVNTISDLTSMSYIELLKIKNLGRKSLNEIIDKMKELGYDLSEEAGN; this is encoded by the coding sequence TTGTTGAATATAGAAAAAATAGCTAAAAATATAAAGTTAACTGAAGAAAAAGAGGGAAGACATTCCGCTAAATATATACTGGAACCTCTTTACAGAGGGTACGGAAATACTATAGGAAATGCTTTAAGAAGAATATTATTATCATCAATACCTGGATCTGCAATAAAAGGACTTAGAATAGACGGAGTATTAAACGAATTTTCTACAATACCTGGAGTAAAGGAAGCTGTTACTGACATTATATTAAATGTTAAGGAAATAGTTGTTGAACTTGATGAACCAGGAGAAAAGAAGATGTTCTTATCTGTTAAAGGTCCTAAAGTTATTACAGCAGCTGATATAAAAGTTGAGGCCGGTATAAAGATTATAAATCCTGAGCAAGTTATTGCAACTGTTACAACTGATAAGGAAATAAATATGGAATTTTTAGTTGATTCAGGAGAAGGGTTTGTAGTTTCAGATGAAATAGATACTGAAGGTTGGCCTATAGGATATTTAGCAGTAGATGCAATATATACACCGATTAAAAAGGTAAATTATAGAGTAGAAGATACTATGGTTGGTAGGGTTACAAACTATGACAAATTAGTTCTGGAAATTGCTACTGATGGAAGTATTGAAATACAGGATGCACTTTCTTATGCTGTAGAATTACTGAAAATACATGTTAATCCATTTACTAATATTGGAAATAACATGAGTAAATTCAGAGGCAGCGAAGATGAAGCGACAGCAACAAATACTGAAACTGAAAATAATATAGAAGACATGAAGATAGAAGAACTTGACTTCACTGTAAGATCTTACAACTGTCTGAAAAAAGCAGGAGTAAACACTATATCTGATCTTACTTCAATGTCATATATTGAATTATTAAAGATTAAAAACTTAGGTAGAAAATCTTTAAATGAAATAATAGATAAAATGAAAGAACTTGGCTACGATTTAAGTGAAGAAGCCGGTAATTAA